The Nicotiana tabacum cultivar K326 chromosome 14, ASM71507v2, whole genome shotgun sequence genome contains a region encoding:
- the LOC107793720 gene encoding palmitoyl-acyl carrier protein thioesterase, chloroplastic isoform X1: protein MIVTATTGAFFPVANYSPEFRESASGKLGGSIDAPRVDNYKKCSICSLQIKANSQASPHVNGSNVCLKHDHRLNIDPFGQGKLMQDGFVFRQSFSIRSYEIGADRAASIETMMNLLQETSLNHAKSVGLMGDGFGSTPEMSKRNLIWVVAKMQVLVDRYPTWGDVVQIDTWIAASGKNGMRRDWLVRDSNTRDILMRASSLWVMMNEETRKLSKIPGQVKTEIEVNFVDLPRVLDWDSKKLPKLDEITADYTRTGLTPKWSDLDVNQHVNNVKYIGWILESAPMQELEGYELVRMTLEYRRECRRDSVLQSLTSVLQNAVGNLANSSNVECQHLLRLESGEDVVKGWTEWRPRFANREQ from the exons ATGATTGTAACTGCTACTACTGGTGCATTTTTCCCCGTCGCAAATTATTCACCTGAATTTAGAGAAAGCGCATCAGGAAAGCTAGGAGGAAGTATTGATGCACCGCGAGTAGACAATTATAAGAAGTGTTCTATTTGTAGCCTACAAATTAAGGCGAATTCTCAAGCATCGCCGCATGTGAATGGATCAAACGTTTGCCTTAAGCACGATCATAGGCTCAATATCGACCCTTTTGGACAGGGAAAACTCATGCAAGATGGCTTTGTTTTTCGTCAAAGTTTCAGCATCAGGTCATATGAAATCGGGGCTGATAGGGCTGCGTCTATAGAAACGATGATGAATCTTTTGCAG GAAACATCTCTAAACCACGCGAAGAGTGTAGGACTTATGGGGGATGGGTTCGGGTCAACTCCAGAAATGTCCAAAAGAAATTTGATTTGGGTTGTCGCGAAGATGCAGGTTTTGGTGGATCGCTATCCTACTTG GGGCGATGTTGTTCAAATAGACACTTGGATAGCTGCTTCAGGGAAGAATGGAATGCGGCGTGATTGGCTTGTCCGTGATAGTAATACAAGGGATATATTGATGAGAGCTTCCAG CTTATGGGTAATGATGAATGAAGAGACGAGGAAATTATCTAAAATACCAGGTCAGGTTAAAACTGAAATTGAAGTTAATTTTGTGGATTTGCCTCGGGTTCTTGATTGGGACAGCAAGAAGTTACCAAAACTTGACGAGATCACAGCAGACTACACTCGTACTGGTTTAACT CCAAAATGGAGTGATCTAGACGTGAACCAGCATGTTAATAATGTCAAGTACATTGGCTGGATTCTTGAG AGTGCACCTATGCAAGAACTAGAGGGTTATGAGCTTGTTCGCATGACGTTGGAGTACCGACGTGAGTGCAGAAGAGACAGTGTGCTACAATCTCTCACATCCGTATTGCAAAATGCAGTGGGTAATTTGGCCAACTCCAGCAATGTCGAGTGTCAGCATTTGCTTCGTTTGGAGAGTGGCGAAGACGTTGTgaagggatggactgaatggagGCCAAGATTTGCCAACAGAGAGCAATAG
- the LOC107793720 gene encoding palmitoyl-acyl carrier protein thioesterase, chloroplastic isoform X2, producing MIVTATTGAFFPVANYSPEFRESASGKLGGSIDAPRVDNYKKCSICSLQIKANSQASPHVNGSNVCLKHDHRLNIDPFGQGKLMQDGFVFRQSFSIRSYEIGADRAASIETMMNLLQETSLNHAKSVGLMGDGFGSTPEMSKRNLIWVVAKMQVLVDRYPTWGDVVQIDTWIAASGKNGMRRDWLVRDSNTRDILMRASSLWVMMNEETRKLSKIPGQVKTEIEVNFVDLPRVLDWDSKKLPKLDEITADYTRTGLTPKWSDLDVNQHVNNVKYIGWILEEVTVRAAEIQAKVAYNRPL from the exons ATGATTGTAACTGCTACTACTGGTGCATTTTTCCCCGTCGCAAATTATTCACCTGAATTTAGAGAAAGCGCATCAGGAAAGCTAGGAGGAAGTATTGATGCACCGCGAGTAGACAATTATAAGAAGTGTTCTATTTGTAGCCTACAAATTAAGGCGAATTCTCAAGCATCGCCGCATGTGAATGGATCAAACGTTTGCCTTAAGCACGATCATAGGCTCAATATCGACCCTTTTGGACAGGGAAAACTCATGCAAGATGGCTTTGTTTTTCGTCAAAGTTTCAGCATCAGGTCATATGAAATCGGGGCTGATAGGGCTGCGTCTATAGAAACGATGATGAATCTTTTGCAG GAAACATCTCTAAACCACGCGAAGAGTGTAGGACTTATGGGGGATGGGTTCGGGTCAACTCCAGAAATGTCCAAAAGAAATTTGATTTGGGTTGTCGCGAAGATGCAGGTTTTGGTGGATCGCTATCCTACTTG GGGCGATGTTGTTCAAATAGACACTTGGATAGCTGCTTCAGGGAAGAATGGAATGCGGCGTGATTGGCTTGTCCGTGATAGTAATACAAGGGATATATTGATGAGAGCTTCCAG CTTATGGGTAATGATGAATGAAGAGACGAGGAAATTATCTAAAATACCAGGTCAGGTTAAAACTGAAATTGAAGTTAATTTTGTGGATTTGCCTCGGGTTCTTGATTGGGACAGCAAGAAGTTACCAAAACTTGACGAGATCACAGCAGACTACACTCGTACTGGTTTAACT CCAAAATGGAGTGATCTAGACGTGAACCAGCATGTTAATAATGTCAAGTACATTGGCTGGATTCTTGAG gaggtcacggttCGAGCCGCAGAAATACAGGCTAaagttgcgtacaatagaccgtTGTAG